Proteins encoded in a region of the Natronorubrum halophilum genome:
- a CDS encoding class I SAM-dependent methyltransferase — translation MSDDGDAGETPPVDEILERAGAKPNAPLAAVVEKPRAETAIESLRTEGVYDDSRRVREDGPNRVALPVTEPPTDTGVLEVVRQLEPEPRSPGLEDLLAARGWSDADLESVPGSWAVIGSVILVPVPDGCPDETVLGEALLELHGEADSVLADDGIANDGDAGTYREPRTRLLAGERDTETIHTEHGTRYGLDPARVMFSPGNQAERARMGDVVAADEHVFDMFAGIGYFTLPMARAGARVSATEINPAAFRYLLENAVLNDVADRVDAYMTDCRELASETDADRVVMGYYGSSDGGDEPGSSAESTGESECGTRTNEARAFLPDALEALVPGGVIHYHEATPETRLWERPLERLETAVADAGRTHEVLKRHRVKSHSAGVEHVVLDVRVA, via the coding sequence ATGAGTGACGACGGAGACGCGGGCGAAACGCCGCCGGTCGACGAGATCCTCGAGCGGGCGGGAGCGAAGCCGAACGCGCCGCTCGCCGCCGTCGTCGAAAAGCCCCGCGCGGAGACTGCCATCGAATCGTTGCGCACCGAGGGCGTCTACGACGACTCGAGGCGCGTGCGCGAGGACGGGCCGAACAGGGTCGCGCTTCCCGTCACCGAGCCGCCGACGGACACGGGCGTTCTCGAGGTCGTCCGCCAGCTCGAGCCCGAACCGCGAAGTCCGGGTCTCGAGGACCTGCTGGCCGCCCGCGGGTGGAGCGACGCGGACCTCGAGTCCGTACCGGGTTCGTGGGCCGTGATCGGCTCCGTAATTTTGGTACCGGTTCCCGATGGTTGTCCCGACGAGACGGTACTGGGCGAGGCCTTGCTCGAGTTACACGGCGAGGCGGACAGCGTGCTCGCAGACGACGGAATCGCGAACGACGGCGATGCGGGAACCTACCGCGAGCCCCGAACTCGCCTGCTGGCGGGCGAGCGCGACACCGAGACGATTCACACCGAACACGGGACGCGGTACGGACTCGATCCGGCGAGAGTGATGTTCTCGCCGGGGAATCAGGCCGAGCGTGCGCGAATGGGGGACGTCGTTGCCGCCGACGAGCACGTCTTCGATATGTTCGCCGGAATCGGCTACTTCACCCTCCCGATGGCTCGCGCCGGCGCACGGGTGAGCGCAACCGAGATCAATCCCGCCGCCTTTCGGTACCTGCTCGAGAACGCCGTGTTGAACGACGTGGCAGACCGGGTCGACGCCTACATGACCGACTGCCGGGAACTTGCGAGCGAAACCGACGCCGATCGGGTCGTAATGGGGTACTACGGCAGTTCGGACGGGGGAGATGAGCCGGGAAGTTCGGCCGAATCGACCGGCGAAAGCGAATGCGGAACGCGAACGAACGAGGCACGCGCGTTTCTTCCGGACGCCCTCGAGGCGCTGGTCCCCGGCGGCGTCATCCACTATCACGAGGCGACGCCGGAGACGCGGCTCTGGGAGCGCCCGCTCGAGCGCCTCGAGACGGCGGTCGCCGACGCCGGACGGACGCACGAAGTACTCAAGCGACACCGCGTGAAGAGCCACAGTGCGGGCGTCGAACACGTCGTACTCGACGTCCGAGTCGCGTAG